In a single window of the Pocillopora verrucosa isolate sample1 chromosome 4, ASM3666991v2, whole genome shotgun sequence genome:
- the LOC131779795 gene encoding Golgi phosphoprotein 3-like, with product MATRRTGQLVQRSTASSGIMPEDNPDIEGNEGYESDGESGDRKETRLTLMEEVLLLGLKDKEGYTSFWNDCISSGLRGCMMIELGLRGRIELEKTGMRRKSLLNRRVLFKNDNLTGDVLLDEALKHIKETDPPDTAQNWIELLSGETWNPLKLRYQLRNVRERLAKNLVEKGVLTTEKQNFLLFDMTTHPLVDSVSKQRVVRKVQEAVLSKWVNDPHRMDKRTLSLIYLAHSSDVLENAFAPLSDDDYELAMKRVKDLLDLEPEEQAQKPNANEVMWCVISAFIK from the exons ATGGCAACCAGAAGAACAGGGCAGTTAGTTCAACGCAGTACAGCTTCGAGCGGAATAATGCCAGAAGATAACCCTGACATCGAAGGAAACGAAGGTTACGAAAGCGACGGGGAATCTGGTGATAGGAAAGAGACTAGACTCACTCTGATGGAAGAAGTGCTTCTGTTGGGACTAAAAGACAAAGAG GGTTACACGTCGTTTTGGAATGACTGTATTTCTTCGGGCTTGCGTGGATGTATGATGATTGAACTGGGTCTTAGAGGAAGAATTGAACTCGAGAAAACGGGAATGCGACGGAAAAGCTTGCTTAACAGACGTGTTCTTTTCAAGAATGATAATCTAACGGGTGATGTTTTGCTGGACGAGGCCTTGAAACATATTAAAGAAACTGATCCGCCTGATACGGCGCAAAACTGGATAGAACTTCTTAGTG GTGAGACTTGGAACCCTCTGAAGCTTAGATATCAACTGAGAAATGTCCGTGAACGTCTGGCAAAGAATCTTGTGGAAAAAGGTGTTCTTACAACTGAGAAGCAGAATTTCCTCCTGTTTGACATGACTACCCACCCTCTTGTAGATTCTGTTTCCAAACAAAGAGTAGTACGCAAAGTGCAGGAGGCTGTTTTATCAAAATGGGTGAATGATCCTCATCGAATGGATAAGAGGACTTTGTCGCTTATCTATCTTGCTCACTCCTCTGATGTTCTGGAAAATGCATTTGCTCCATTGTCAGATGACGATTATGAACTAGCAATGAAACGTGTTAAGGACCTTTTAGATCTTGAACCAGAAGAACAAGCACAGAAACCAAATGCTAATGAGGTCATGTGGTGTGTTATTTCTGcatttattaaataa